In Macadamia integrifolia cultivar HAES 741 chromosome 5, SCU_Mint_v3, whole genome shotgun sequence, a single window of DNA contains:
- the LOC122078641 gene encoding uncharacterized protein LOC122078641 gives MLVLRTSSKRQRRPNVRLGEIGDASVAFSYKARVNLEEKKWKNEPKETVLILNDGFSGQMSPGLLVSDPNVSQKSSADALHNRENRNPNSSKLSSELVVLGEADAASKPAVDFGIVKRKGRLMKRRGRSMIAGTGISSKAWNCKVASEVNNENGKGHRSSDFVGPTSNASHDVDNVSGFKDSSGRETSDTSKGDHQNECFEPFSAVQVCGDQDEFWKGEASIVGDTLYSDDGPCVNPKSGAEYDKMEVGGIVVNCVRTWLEELGFGQYAGIFEVHEVDEEALPLLTFEDLKEMGINTVGPRRKMYTAIQHLREQGGFSV, from the coding sequence aTGCTGGTTCTCAGAACGAGTTCAAAGAGGCAGAGGCGCCCAAATGTTAGGTTAGGAGAGATAGGAGACGCTTCGGTCGCTTTTTCTTATAAAGCTAGGGTGAATttggaagagaagaaatggaaaaatgagCCTAAAGAAACAGTTTTAATCTTGAATGATGGGTTTtctgggcaaatgtcaccaggATTATTGGTTTCGGACCCTAATGTATCTCAAAAGTCTTCGGCCGATGCGCTCCACAACAGAGAGAATAGAAACCCTAATTCTTCAAAGTTGTCTTCCGAGTTGGTGGTTTTGGGTGAAGCTGATGCTGCCTCTAAACCTGCGGTGGATTTCGGAATTGTAAAGAGGAAGGGCCGGCTCATGAAGCGAAGGGGACGGAGCATGATTGCTGGCACTGGTATCTCCAGTAAGGCCTGGAATTGCAAAGTTGCTTCTGAAGTTAACAATGAAAATGGGAAAGGACACAGAAGCAGTGATTTTGTTGGTCCAACATCAAATGCATCTCATGATGTTGACAATGTCAGTGGATTTAAGGATTCCTCTGGTCGTGAAACTTCTGATACAAGCAAAGGAGACCATCAGAATGAGTGTTTTGAACCCTTTTCAGCTGTGCAGGTGTGCGGTGATCAGGATGAGTTTTGGAAAGGAGAAGCTAGCATAGTAGGTGATACCTTGTACTCTGACGATGGTCCTTGTGTAAACCCCAAATCTGGTGCTGAATATGACAAGATGGAAGTTGGTGGTATTGTTGTAAATTGTGTTAGGACATGGCTGGAGGAGCTTGGGTTTGGCCAGTATGCAGGAATATTTGAAGTGCATGAGGTGGACGAGGAGGCATTGCCGTTACTGACTTTTGAAGATCTCAAAGAGATGGGTATAAATACTGTTGGGCCACGGAGAAAGATGTACACTGCAATTCAGCATCTAAGGGAACAAGGAGGATTTTCTGTTTGA